The Gemmatimonadaceae bacterium genome has a segment encoding these proteins:
- a CDS encoding N-acyl homoserine lactonase family protein translates to MTTLRLAALLVAIGSFRTSPPPAYEVYAVRFATVEGYPTRYLVAGADSTRRTTLAFTLWLIRGGGRTVLMDAGFYRDKFVSRWKPTGFAKPSDALAVLGVKPEDVTDIVISHVHWDHLDGADLFPKARVWLQRDEYEHYTNDSGAVLDRAIDADDAKMLAALKRAGRVQLIPGDSIEIMPGITVFTGGKHTFASEFATVHASLSGGRTGTIVLASDNAYLYENLERHRPITQSLDTTSNLRAQARMATLASEARLIVPGHDVEVFTHFPKPGNGIARIE, encoded by the coding sequence ATGACGACACTACGCTTGGCCGCGCTCCTCGTTGCAATTGGCTCGTTCAGGACATCGCCACCACCCGCGTACGAGGTGTACGCGGTCCGGTTTGCGACCGTCGAGGGCTATCCGACGCGCTATCTCGTTGCCGGCGCGGACTCGACACGGCGAACGACGCTCGCGTTTACGCTCTGGCTCATTCGCGGTGGCGGACGGACGGTTCTCATGGACGCCGGTTTCTATCGCGACAAGTTCGTCTCGCGCTGGAAGCCGACCGGCTTCGCCAAGCCGAGCGATGCCCTCGCCGTGCTCGGCGTAAAGCCAGAAGATGTTACCGACATCGTCATCTCGCACGTGCACTGGGATCACCTCGACGGCGCAGATCTGTTTCCGAAGGCGCGTGTCTGGCTGCAGCGCGACGAGTACGAACACTACACCAACGACAGCGGTGCAGTCCTCGACCGTGCGATCGACGCCGATGACGCAAAGATGCTTGCCGCGCTCAAGCGAGCCGGCCGCGTGCAGCTCATTCCCGGCGACTCGATCGAAATCATGCCGGGGATCACGGTATTCACCGGTGGAAAGCACACGTTCGCGTCGGAGTTCGCGACGGTGCACGCGAGTCTCTCCGGCGGCCGCACGGGCACGATCGTCCTCGCGAGCGACAATGCATATCTCTACGAGAATCTCGAGCGCCATCGGCCCATCACGCAGTCGCTCGATACGACGTCGAATCTCCGGGCGCAGGCGCGAATGGCGACGTTGGCGTCCGAGGCGCGACTCATCGTGCCGGGCCACGACGTCGAGGTGTTCACGCACTTTCCGAAACCCGGGAACGGCATCGCGCGCATAGAATGA
- a CDS encoding arginase family protein, translating to MKIQFLLVPYDSGRREWRMGRGPSFLLRHGVGSSIRALGHEVDAEYIEPGSVDQSNPPASTEIATSFSLYRQVAERAREARLREALPIVLGGNCGVTLGAIAGHGTAGVLWLDAHADFNTPETTASGFLDGMALATLTGRCWRTMASRIPGFAPVSDENVVLAGVRDLDPPEEVLLEQSQVTVVRGVETLTPALDALRERVSRLHFHLDADVLDAELARANSFAARGGLTIPQLADVARLAAARFEITSVAVTAYDPAIDTSASVPPAIAAALEALLSSGTH from the coding sequence ATGAAGATCCAGTTTCTCCTCGTGCCGTATGATTCCGGCAGGCGCGAGTGGCGGATGGGGCGGGGACCGTCGTTTCTCCTTCGACACGGCGTCGGGAGTAGCATTCGCGCACTCGGACACGAGGTCGACGCGGAGTACATCGAGCCCGGAAGCGTGGATCAGTCAAACCCGCCTGCATCAACCGAGATCGCGACGAGCTTCTCGCTGTACCGGCAGGTTGCGGAGCGCGCGCGTGAAGCGCGATTACGCGAGGCACTGCCGATCGTGCTCGGAGGCAACTGCGGCGTCACGTTAGGCGCAATCGCGGGCCACGGCACGGCCGGCGTACTGTGGCTCGACGCGCATGCTGACTTCAATACACCGGAGACGACGGCGAGTGGATTTCTCGACGGGATGGCGCTGGCAACCCTCACGGGGCGCTGTTGGCGCACGATGGCGTCACGAATTCCTGGTTTCGCTCCCGTGTCTGACGAGAACGTCGTGCTCGCTGGAGTGCGAGACCTCGATCCACCCGAGGAAGTTCTTCTCGAGCAATCGCAGGTGACGGTGGTCCGTGGAGTGGAGACGCTCACTCCCGCACTGGACGCTCTGCGCGAGCGTGTGAGTCGGTTGCACTTTCATCTCGACGCCGATGTTCTGGATGCGGAACTGGCGCGCGCGAACTCCTTCGCCGCGCGCGGCGGCCTAACGATTCCGCAATTGGCCGACGTCGCTCGGCTCGCCGCGGCGCGGTTCGAGATCACCTCGGTCGCGGTGACGGCGTACGATCCGGCGATCGATACATCGGCCTCGGTTCCACCGGCGATCGCCGCGGCTCTCGAGGCGCTTCTCTCATCCGGCACTCACTAG
- a CDS encoding TonB-dependent receptor has protein sequence MSPLFRAAALASVACTALCGLSLGASAQQPPPTPPRSDSASRDSLRRTVLRPVTIVATPAARVEPIDATHIDASTIEVTPANSPYDLLRQAAGLEVHQQGQGPGFASDASLRGFSSDHSTDLALWIDGVPINEPINGHAEGYNDFSLLFPGGVRDIDVVRGPTSALFGNFALAGVVNVRTLERMRGTEFTAEGGSFGSGDAMLLTGFDHGARGGGVLGARYQHEDGFRPNAGFDLGQGHARIVHDIAPGWTIDAGSELYGTHWRSAGFLSEDEFAAHDYRVVSNPSDGGFKQRGQERVSLRFISSALLWRTTVYATQGRWQLFLTIPPAGGRFEGSGSQTEEEDHRYGYGLTSALTWEGEHGEITFGTEERWDHTNYENYFTTARVRDSINALIMARQLSGALFAQSHYDVGDRLRFDLGARFDELGTRSVPDDGSSALSATHGVFSPKAGALLHLTSDLGLYANASKGFRSTDGVISDPTLAPIVAWNYETGLKFDREVSGLPFSATATVFRMNVSNEQTFNPLTGQASNGGASRRQGLELDARVPVTTTASIDANWTFLDARYDHLVAVSEDETEPPATLDGLRVYNTAQYVGTAALQIAPSRTWWSVRLAGNWVGPYSPFDEPGVVLGSYGLAHVSGTAQWRSVRLEVGVRNVFDRAYPELVAGHIVDPGQPRAIFTTLKTVF, from the coding sequence ATGTCCCCGCTTTTTCGCGCGGCCGCGCTTGCGTCCGTCGCTTGTACTGCGCTGTGCGGCCTATCGTTGGGCGCCTCGGCGCAGCAGCCTCCGCCCACTCCACCGCGCTCTGACAGCGCCTCGCGCGACTCGCTCCGCCGCACGGTGCTGCGTCCGGTGACGATCGTCGCCACGCCCGCCGCGCGCGTCGAACCGATCGACGCGACGCATATCGACGCATCGACGATCGAGGTCACCCCGGCCAACAGTCCGTACGACCTGCTGAGGCAGGCGGCTGGACTCGAGGTGCACCAGCAAGGACAGGGTCCGGGCTTCGCTTCGGACGCGTCGTTGCGTGGCTTCAGCTCCGACCACTCGACCGATCTTGCATTGTGGATCGACGGCGTGCCAATCAACGAGCCGATCAACGGACACGCCGAAGGTTACAATGATTTCAGCTTGCTGTTTCCCGGCGGCGTGCGCGACATCGACGTCGTGCGCGGTCCGACGAGCGCCCTGTTCGGCAACTTTGCGCTCGCGGGCGTCGTGAACGTGCGCACGCTCGAGCGCATGCGCGGCACCGAGTTCACGGCGGAAGGCGGCTCGTTTGGCAGCGGCGATGCAATGCTTCTCACGGGCTTCGATCACGGCGCGCGAGGCGGCGGCGTGCTCGGTGCGCGATATCAGCACGAGGACGGGTTCCGGCCGAACGCCGGATTCGATCTCGGTCAGGGCCACGCTCGTATCGTGCACGACATCGCGCCCGGCTGGACGATCGATGCCGGCTCGGAGCTGTATGGCACACACTGGCGGTCGGCGGGGTTCCTGAGCGAAGACGAGTTCGCGGCGCACGACTACCGCGTCGTCTCGAACCCGAGCGACGGCGGCTTCAAGCAAAGAGGCCAGGAGCGGGTGAGTCTGCGTTTCATCTCGAGCGCGCTGCTGTGGCGAACGACGGTCTACGCGACGCAGGGACGCTGGCAGCTATTTCTCACGATTCCACCGGCCGGCGGCCGATTCGAGGGATCGGGTAGCCAGACGGAGGAGGAGGACCATCGCTATGGCTACGGCCTAACGAGTGCGCTCACGTGGGAGGGCGAGCACGGCGAGATCACGTTCGGCACGGAAGAACGCTGGGATCACACGAATTACGAGAACTACTTCACCACCGCGCGCGTTCGCGATTCGATCAACGCCCTGATCATGGCCCGGCAGCTGTCAGGGGCCCTCTTCGCGCAGTCGCACTATGACGTCGGCGATCGGTTGCGCTTCGACTTGGGCGCGCGCTTCGACGAGTTGGGAACGCGCAGCGTCCCGGATGATGGAAGCTCGGCGCTCAGCGCGACCCACGGCGTCTTTTCGCCAAAGGCTGGCGCGCTGCTGCATCTCACCTCGGATCTCGGTCTCTACGCGAATGCCTCAAAAGGCTTCCGCTCGACTGACGGCGTGATCAGCGATCCAACGCTCGCGCCGATCGTCGCCTGGAATTACGAGACCGGGCTCAAGTTCGACCGCGAGGTAAGTGGTTTGCCGTTCAGTGCGACGGCCACGGTCTTCCGAATGAACGTCAGCAATGAGCAAACGTTCAACCCACTCACCGGGCAAGCGAGCAACGGCGGTGCCAGTCGCCGGCAAGGTCTCGAGCTCGACGCGCGTGTCCCGGTGACCACCACGGCGAGCATCGATGCCAACTGGACGTTTCTCGATGCGCGCTACGACCATCTCGTCGCCGTTTCCGAAGACGAGACGGAACCGCCCGCCACCCTCGACGGGCTGCGCGTGTACAACACGGCACAATACGTCGGCACGGCGGCACTGCAGATCGCGCCGTCGCGGACATGGTGGAGTGTCCGGTTGGCCGGTAATTGGGTCGGACCGTATTCGCCGTTCGACGAGCCGGGCGTCGTGCTCGGCTCATACGGCCTCGCGCACGTGAGCGGCACGGCTCAATGGCGATCGGTGCGCCTCGAGGTCGGCGTGCGCAATGTCTTCGATCGTGCATATCCCGAGTTGGTCGCCGGTCATATCGTGGATCCCGGACAGCCACGAGCCATATTCACAACGTTGAAAACAGTGTTCTGA
- a CDS encoding DUF4440 domain-containing protein, which translates to MLRLSTLPIAALALIAVLGCSGGADLTPAERTAIASEIDAKVRSAYDLSVPNAEQRMLALYADTGRIVSASGGRVVASRDTLAKGIELFWQNVGVNMRQPKWIWTHTYVDVLSPESAVFTGTYRVPHLTPRGQPHELAGAMTLVFEKRGSKWGVVQEHLSDVPVADMAMDSTMNMKDATDRR; encoded by the coding sequence ATGCTCCGTCTTTCGACGTTGCCCATAGCTGCCCTGGCGCTCATTGCCGTCCTCGGCTGCAGTGGCGGCGCCGATCTCACTCCGGCCGAGCGCACTGCAATCGCGAGCGAGATCGACGCGAAAGTGCGGTCGGCGTACGATCTGTCGGTGCCGAACGCAGAGCAGCGAATGCTCGCGTTGTATGCCGATACTGGGCGGATCGTGTCGGCAAGTGGTGGGCGGGTTGTTGCGTCGCGCGATACGCTCGCGAAGGGTATCGAGCTGTTCTGGCAGAACGTTGGGGTGAACATGCGCCAACCGAAGTGGATCTGGACGCACACCTATGTCGACGTGCTTTCACCCGAGTCGGCGGTGTTCACGGGGACGTACCGCGTGCCGCATCTCACGCCGCGCGGTCAGCCGCACGAGTTGGCGGGGGCGATGACACTCGTGTTCGAAAAGCGCGGATCGAAGTGGGGTGTGGTGCAGGAGCACCTGTCGGATGTACCGGTTGCCGACATGGCGATGGATTCGACCATGAACATGAAAGACGCAACTGACCGCCGTTGA
- a CDS encoding DUF1572 family protein encodes MPVEQNFIDRSRAYLTDEFRIKLRRTMDTLPPDMLWWRPNEESNSVGNLVMHLDGNVRQWIVGAVGGAADVRNRAGEFATREGATREELMRRIEQTLDEADAVLVKLRPEQLSERRRVQARDVSVLDAVYQVVQHFALHLGQIILVAKAQVPGAVKFYEDAGGNARPIWREGAQR; translated from the coding sequence ATGCCAGTCGAGCAGAATTTCATCGACCGCTCTCGCGCCTATCTCACCGACGAGTTCCGCATCAAGTTGCGGAGGACCATGGACACGCTTCCGCCAGACATGTTGTGGTGGCGACCTAACGAGGAGTCGAACAGCGTTGGCAATCTGGTGATGCACCTCGATGGCAATGTTCGGCAGTGGATCGTCGGCGCGGTCGGCGGCGCAGCGGATGTCCGCAACCGGGCGGGCGAGTTCGCGACGCGCGAAGGGGCAACGCGCGAGGAGTTGATGCGCCGTATCGAGCAAACGCTCGACGAGGCCGACGCGGTATTGGTCAAGCTTCGTCCCGAGCAACTATCCGAGCGTCGCCGTGTACAAGCCCGGGATGTGTCGGTGCTCGACGCCGTGTATCAGGTAGTTCAACACTTTGCGCTGCATCTCGGCCAGATCATTCTCGTCGCCAAGGCACAGGTCCCGGGCGCGGTAAAGTTCTATGAAGACGCCGGCGGGAACGCACGACCGATCTGGCGGGAAGGGGCACAGCGCTGA